One window from the genome of Verrucomicrobiia bacterium encodes:
- a CDS encoding septum formation initiator family protein, translating into MARNRKNQSAAFLFGPALKASLICFFIVVCCVGYVWQKKQIAELSQQIRTGERHLTDVRDKNEKLKRQLATLLSPASLEARARELKLGLGPPQPNQIWRLTETVNEPAPATREAEFIPGKTQMLGMP; encoded by the coding sequence ATGGCACGGAATCGCAAAAATCAGTCGGCGGCCTTTCTCTTTGGACCGGCGCTCAAGGCGTCGCTCATCTGTTTTTTCATCGTGGTCTGCTGCGTCGGCTATGTCTGGCAGAAAAAACAGATCGCCGAACTTTCGCAGCAGATCCGCACCGGTGAGCGGCACCTCACGGATGTGCGCGACAAAAATGAAAAGTTGAAACGCCAACTGGCCACTCTCCTTTCGCCGGCGTCCCTCGAGGCGCGCGCGAGAGAATTGAAACTCGGCCTTGGCCCGCCCCAGCCCAATCAAATCTGGCGCCTGACCGAAACCGTGAATGAACCGGCACCCGCGACGCGCGAAGCCGAATTCATCCCCGGAAAAACCCAGATGCTGGGCATGCCGTGA
- the murF gene encoding UDP-N-acetylmuramoyl-tripeptide--D-alanyl-D-alanine ligase: MAEACGGELTGAAPETLAHRVGSDSRHAQPGDLFFAIAGERFDGHDFLAEVAGKGVTAVVAERGRVPSGLKCGVIAVDNTRQALGRFAARYRKDFELPVIAVGGSNGKTSTKELLASVLSQKFKTVWSEASFNNDIGVPVTLLKLDQMTQAAVLEAGTNHPGELAPLIDMIQPRFGVITSIGREHLEFFHDLAGVAAEEGSLAEMLPHDGKLFINGDSDWTETIAKRCAASVVRIGISNGNDWCASDIEMDASGSRFWVGAPKKEFSGEYRISLLGNHQVVNALFAVAVGAELGLTREEILHGLAGAKPAKMRLQTWIWNGICVLDDAYNANADSMAAALETLRRMPCAGRRVAVLGDMGELGAHSQAGHEEVGRRAAESGVEQLFAVGKMAGVMAHAARTAGLKNVGEFSDPMTAVESVKQFLKAGDVMLLKASRATRLERLAEALRSSGEAKV; the protein is encoded by the coding sequence GTGGCTGAAGCTTGCGGCGGTGAACTCACCGGCGCGGCGCCCGAGACACTCGCGCATCGGGTTGGTTCCGATTCGCGGCACGCGCAGCCGGGCGATTTGTTTTTCGCCATCGCGGGCGAGCGATTTGATGGCCACGATTTTTTGGCGGAAGTCGCGGGAAAAGGTGTGACGGCGGTGGTCGCCGAACGCGGACGAGTGCCCAGTGGTTTGAAATGCGGTGTCATCGCCGTGGACAATACGCGGCAGGCGCTGGGCAGATTCGCCGCGCGTTACCGGAAAGATTTCGAGCTTCCGGTGATTGCGGTGGGTGGCTCGAATGGCAAAACCAGCACGAAAGAATTATTGGCATCGGTCTTGAGTCAAAAATTCAAAACCGTCTGGAGCGAAGCAAGTTTCAACAATGATATTGGTGTGCCGGTCACATTGTTGAAGCTCGACCAAATGACGCAAGCCGCTGTGCTGGAAGCAGGAACGAATCATCCGGGCGAATTGGCTCCGTTAATTGACATGATCCAGCCGCGATTCGGTGTGATTACGAGCATTGGCCGCGAGCACCTGGAATTTTTCCATGATCTTGCGGGGGTAGCGGCGGAAGAAGGTTCGCTGGCCGAAATGCTGCCGCACGATGGCAAACTTTTTATCAATGGCGACAGTGATTGGACCGAAACCATCGCAAAACGGTGCGCCGCAAGTGTCGTCCGAATCGGCATCAGCAACGGCAACGATTGGTGTGCCAGCGACATAGAGATGGATGCGAGTGGCAGCCGGTTTTGGGTGGGCGCGCCGAAGAAAGAATTTAGTGGCGAATACCGCATCAGTTTGCTCGGGAATCACCAGGTGGTGAATGCGTTATTCGCGGTGGCGGTCGGCGCGGAACTTGGTTTGACGCGGGAAGAAATTTTGCACGGCTTGGCCGGCGCGAAACCTGCGAAAATGCGACTCCAAACGTGGATTTGGAATGGTATTTGCGTGCTGGATGATGCCTATAACGCCAATGCTGATTCGATGGCGGCGGCATTGGAAACTTTGCGGCGGATGCCGTGCGCGGGACGGCGGGTGGCGGTGCTGGGCGACATGGGCGAATTGGGCGCGCACAGCCAGGCTGGCCACGAAGAAGTCGGACGCCGCGCGGCTGAGTCCGGCGTCGAACAGTTATTTGCGGTGGGAAAAATGGCCGGAGTCATGGCGCACGCGGCGCGGACAGCGGGATTAAAAAATGTCGGCGAATTTAGTGACCCGATGACGGCGGTGGAATCAGTGAAACAATTTCTGAAGGCGGGCGATGTGATGCTGTTGAAGGCGTCTCGCGCCACGCGCCTGGAGCGGCTCGCGGAAGCGTTGCGGTCGTCCGGCGAAGCGAAGGTCTGA
- the rsmH gene encoding 16S rRNA (cytosine(1402)-N(4))-methyltransferase RsmH, with translation MPNYNHNPVMVAEVLSALRVKPGGRYADGTLGGAGHAAAILAASAPNGCVSGCDRDGVAVEAAAERLKDFAGRFEIVRANFAEWARLLEPGSYDGVLLDLGVSSPQLDEAERGFSFQQDGPLDMRMDTRQSVTAAELVNGLEADELADIFFQLGGETQSRRFARAIEQDRKQRPFTTTKQLADLIERLAPRHGKRTHPATQVFQALRMAVNDELGSVRRGLTAAVKALKAGGRLAVITFHSLEDRVVKEFGRELTREYEFDGPVDVPELRRPRKAELIWVQRKAIKPGAVELAENPRSRSAQLRVMEKI, from the coding sequence GTGCCAAACTACAACCACAATCCAGTGATGGTGGCGGAAGTTCTGTCCGCGCTAAGAGTGAAGCCGGGCGGACGGTACGCCGACGGGACGCTCGGTGGGGCTGGACACGCGGCAGCCATTTTGGCAGCGAGCGCGCCGAATGGATGCGTGTCTGGATGCGATCGCGATGGCGTCGCGGTTGAGGCGGCGGCTGAGCGGTTGAAAGATTTTGCGGGGCGTTTTGAGATAGTGCGCGCGAATTTTGCAGAATGGGCGCGATTGTTGGAGCCAGGAAGTTATGACGGCGTGTTGCTGGACCTGGGCGTGAGTTCGCCACAGTTGGACGAGGCGGAGCGGGGGTTCAGCTTTCAGCAGGATGGTCCGCTCGACATGCGCATGGACACGCGGCAGAGCGTCACGGCGGCGGAGCTGGTGAACGGGCTCGAGGCGGATGAGTTGGCGGACATTTTTTTTCAACTCGGCGGCGAGACGCAATCGCGAAGGTTCGCGCGGGCGATCGAGCAAGACCGCAAGCAGCGTCCCTTCACCACGACGAAACAGTTGGCGGATTTGATCGAGCGCCTGGCACCGCGCCACGGAAAACGGACGCATCCGGCCACGCAGGTTTTCCAGGCGTTGCGAATGGCGGTGAACGATGAACTCGGTTCGGTGCGGCGGGGTTTGACAGCGGCGGTGAAAGCGTTGAAGGCGGGCGGGCGGCTCGCGGTCATCACGTTTCATTCGCTGGAAGACAGAGTGGTGAAAGAATTCGGGCGCGAACTTACTCGCGAATATGAATTTGACGGGCCGGTGGACGTGCCGGAATTGCGGCGTCCCCGGAAGGCGGAATTAATTTGGGTGCAGCGCAAGGCAATCAAGCCGGGTGCGGTGGAATTGGCGGAAAATCCTCGCAGCCGGAGCGCGCAGTTGCGGGTGATGGAAAAAATTTAG
- a CDS encoding penicillin-binding protein 2, whose translation MVKKLQFKRLVWLTVLLAMAFAGLGYRLVDLQVVRHGELSKEARSNTQYTFRLEPRRGDILDCKNNLLATSVFVKTVCADPSLLSNHVSAVAQAIAPLLALPENDLEKRITPRTQSVKNGKDIPVKYVLLKRKVSSDTWEKIQETMTNLSFGLDEKRLSKKDQAALRDLRTKAIFTDPVDDQLRNYPNGLLAAHVIGYMGIADETNNGVREQVSVGVDGIERKFDGKLRGVPGWRLTERDSRDREVVTLREQEVAPHDGLNVVLTIDSVLQSIVESSLADGMRKHSPVSISGMIIRPRTGEILAMATLPNYDPNNPGAYPVAARNNRIITDVEEPGSTFKIVVVSGALNDHTVKLTDEFDCQHGKFFYAGKWLHDHITTCGIIPVKEIITKSSNIGAAKIGILMGEQRVYDYMRGFGFGTSTGIPLPAESRGIVHNVTNWTKLSISRIPMGHEVGVTCLQMAMAMSAVANKGVLMQPMLVDRLVESDGTVAVKYYPQQVRRVISEEAARDMTEALKSVVTSDGTAIGAAMTNYTVAGKTGTAQENDGHTYSNEKFFASFIGFFPADNPEICIYVGLDAPHDGHVGGIAAAPVFKEIAVQAANYLNIRPDKGNATGLPEMSAPPSSAPTTVSEATTHAVMARMQ comes from the coding sequence ATGGTAAAGAAACTGCAATTTAAACGGCTGGTCTGGTTGACCGTCCTGCTCGCGATGGCTTTCGCGGGGCTGGGCTATCGTCTCGTGGACTTGCAGGTGGTCCGCCACGGCGAATTGTCGAAGGAAGCGCGCAGCAATACCCAATATACTTTCCGCCTCGAACCGCGCCGCGGTGACATCCTCGATTGCAAAAACAATCTGCTCGCCACCAGCGTGTTCGTCAAAACGGTTTGCGCTGATCCTTCGCTGCTCAGCAATCACGTCTCCGCCGTGGCGCAGGCAATCGCGCCTTTGCTCGCGTTGCCGGAAAACGATTTGGAAAAGCGCATCACGCCGCGCACTCAATCCGTAAAAAATGGAAAAGATATTCCGGTCAAATATGTGCTGCTGAAACGCAAAGTTTCCAGCGACACCTGGGAAAAAATTCAGGAGACGATGACAAATCTTTCCTTCGGCCTGGATGAAAAACGTCTTTCAAAAAAAGACCAGGCCGCGCTGCGCGATTTGCGCACGAAAGCGATTTTCACCGATCCGGTTGACGATCAGTTGCGCAATTATCCCAACGGCCTGCTCGCCGCGCACGTTATCGGTTACATGGGCATCGCCGACGAAACTAACAACGGCGTGCGCGAGCAAGTCTCGGTCGGCGTGGATGGCATCGAGCGTAAATTCGATGGCAAGTTGCGCGGTGTTCCCGGCTGGCGTTTGACCGAACGCGATAGCCGCGACCGCGAAGTGGTTACGTTGCGCGAACAGGAAGTCGCGCCGCACGACGGTTTGAATGTGGTGCTCACGATTGATTCCGTGCTGCAAAGCATCGTGGAATCGTCACTCGCAGACGGCATGAGAAAACATTCGCCGGTGAGCATTTCCGGCATGATCATCCGCCCGCGCACGGGAGAAATTTTGGCGATGGCCACGCTGCCGAATTATGATCCGAACAATCCCGGCGCGTATCCCGTGGCGGCGAGAAACAATCGCATCATCACCGACGTGGAAGAACCCGGCTCGACTTTCAAGATTGTCGTGGTTTCCGGCGCGTTGAATGATCACACCGTCAAGCTCACGGACGAATTCGACTGCCAGCACGGGAAATTTTTCTACGCGGGAAAATGGCTGCACGATCACATCACCACCTGCGGCATCATTCCGGTGAAGGAAATCATCACGAAGTCGTCCAACATTGGCGCGGCGAAGATCGGAATTTTGATGGGCGAACAACGAGTGTATGATTATATGCGCGGTTTTGGTTTTGGAACTTCGACGGGCATTCCGTTGCCGGCCGAATCGCGAGGCATCGTGCACAACGTAACCAACTGGACCAAACTTTCCATCTCGCGCATTCCGATGGGCCATGAAGTCGGCGTCACCTGTTTGCAAATGGCGATGGCGATGAGCGCGGTCGCGAACAAAGGCGTGCTGATGCAGCCGATGTTGGTGGACCGTTTGGTGGAATCGGACGGAACAGTGGCGGTGAAATATTATCCGCAGCAAGTCCGCCGCGTGATCAGCGAAGAAGCGGCGCGTGACATGACTGAAGCGTTGAAGAGCGTGGTGACCAGCGACGGCACGGCGATCGGCGCGGCGATGACGAATTATACCGTCGCGGGCAAAACCGGTACCGCGCAGGAAAACGATGGCCACACTTACAGCAATGAAAAATTCTTTGCATCGTTCATCGGATTTTTTCCGGCAGACAATCCCGAGATTTGCATTTATGTCGGTCTGGACGCGCCGCATGACGGGCACGTAGGGGGCATTGCCGCAGCGCCGGTCTTCAAAGAGATCGCAGTGCAAGCGGCGAATTATTTGAACATCCGCCCGGACAAAGGTAACGCGACTGGGTTGCCGGAAATGTCCGCGCCGCCATCGTCGGCTCCGACGACCGTGAGTGAGGCGACCACGCACGCCGTGATGGCGCGAATGCAATAA
- a CDS encoding cob(I)yrinic acid a,c-diamide adenosyltransferase codes for MSIVTKTGDEGTTGLMYNRRVSKCHPRVEAYGCVDELNTALGMARATTEHDFIRETILSVQKDLVVLMGELATSVEHLSRYVQDGYSLVTPEMTVKLDQVVAEIEAQKVTFKGWATPGACVNSAALDVARTVCRRAERRVCELHESKQLQNSHIIVYLNRLADLLWLQARWVETKLE; via the coding sequence ATGAGTATTGTTACCAAAACAGGCGATGAAGGGACGACGGGATTGATGTATAACCGGCGGGTCTCGAAGTGTCATCCGCGCGTCGAAGCTTACGGCTGCGTGGATGAATTGAATACCGCGCTCGGCATGGCCCGCGCCACCACGGAACATGACTTCATTCGCGAAACCATCTTGAGCGTGCAAAAGGATTTGGTCGTGTTGATGGGGGAATTGGCCACGTCGGTCGAGCATCTTTCGCGTTATGTGCAGGACGGTTATTCTCTCGTCACCCCCGAAATGACCGTGAAGCTTGATCAAGTGGTGGCTGAAATCGAAGCGCAGAAGGTGACGTTCAAAGGCTGGGCGACGCCGGGTGCATGCGTGAATTCGGCGGCGCTGGATGTCGCACGAACGGTTTGCCGCCGGGCCGAGCGGCGGGTTTGTGAATTGCATGAGTCGAAGCAATTACAGAATTCGCACATCATCGTTTATCTCAATCGCCTGGCGGATTTGCTCTGGCTTCAGGCGCGGTGGGTGGAGACGAAACTTGAGTAA
- the mraY gene encoding phospho-N-acetylmuramoyl-pentapeptide-transferase: protein MEKSVGTPWESELSSLRLFRYITFRTAGAAVTALLLSLWFGPKVIAWLKELSFGQNYRDRAEVAGNLTGREPKKFGTPTMGGLLIVLTLNLTTLLWAQWNTPVLLTVLSVVVLASLGFYDDYTKITKASSAGAKSRVKLWVQIALALFIGIYLWYSPATQMLITEIMVPFYKHPVATGATGIGIVLTALTIVGSSNAVNLTDGLDGLAIGCTLIVSFVFLIMTYVAGNVKMAAYLQIPHVSGAGELTVFCAALCGAGLGFLWFNCHPAQVFMGDTGSLALGGALGIVAVLIHQPLVLVIAGGVFVMEAGSVILQTSYFRYTRKRYGTGKRIFLMAPIHHHFEKKNWHETQVVTRFYILCVLFAVVALSSLKIR from the coding sequence ATGGAAAAATCCGTAGGCACGCCTTGGGAATCCGAGTTGTCCTCGTTGCGGTTGTTTCGCTACATCACATTTCGCACGGCGGGAGCGGCAGTCACAGCGTTGCTGCTAAGTTTGTGGTTCGGGCCGAAGGTCATCGCGTGGCTGAAGGAACTGAGCTTCGGCCAAAATTATCGCGACCGCGCGGAAGTGGCTGGCAACCTAACGGGACGCGAGCCGAAAAAATTTGGCACGCCGACGATGGGCGGATTGCTGATCGTATTGACGTTGAATTTGACGACCCTGTTGTGGGCGCAATGGAACACGCCCGTGTTGTTGACCGTTTTGTCAGTTGTGGTGCTGGCGTCGTTGGGATTTTACGATGACTATACGAAGATAACCAAAGCGAGCAGCGCGGGTGCGAAGTCCCGCGTCAAACTTTGGGTGCAGATCGCCCTGGCGCTTTTTATCGGAATTTATTTGTGGTATTCGCCCGCCACGCAGATGTTGATCACTGAAATTATGGTGCCATTTTACAAACATCCCGTCGCGACCGGCGCGACCGGAATCGGAATCGTGCTGACCGCGCTGACTATTGTGGGCAGCTCGAACGCCGTGAACTTGACCGATGGCCTCGATGGCCTCGCCATCGGTTGCACGCTCATCGTGTCGTTCGTGTTTTTGATCATGACCTATGTCGCGGGCAACGTGAAAATGGCTGCCTACCTGCAAATCCCGCATGTCTCGGGCGCGGGCGAATTAACGGTTTTTTGCGCGGCGCTTTGCGGCGCCGGTTTGGGATTTTTATGGTTCAACTGCCATCCGGCGCAAGTGTTCATGGGCGATACCGGCTCGCTCGCGCTCGGTGGCGCGCTGGGAATTGTCGCGGTGCTTATCCATCAGCCGCTCGTGCTGGTCATCGCGGGCGGCGTATTCGTCATGGAAGCGGGCTCGGTGATTTTGCAAACCAGTTATTTTCGCTACACGCGCAAACGCTATGGCACGGGCAAACGGATTTTTTTAATGGCGCCGATCCATCATCATTTTGAAAAAAAGAACTGGCATGAAACGCAGGTCGTCACGCGCTTTTATATTTTGTGCGTGCTGTTCGCGGTGGTGGCGTTGAGCAGTTTGAAGATTCGCTAA
- the queA gene encoding tRNA preQ1(34) S-adenosylmethionine ribosyltransferase-isomerase QueA, translating to MRTEDFDFILPPELIAQTPVAERDQSRLLVLHRDTRKIEHKTFRDFTDFLRSGDVLVLNNSRVIPARLRGANAKSGGQFEILLLEENARNDWWVMLRPGKRARIGAEIILRDPAGNSTSIRSTVTAVNDEGHRRLSFSGIADIRDSLDTLGEIPLPPYITRENSGELATDKLRYQTVYANPAGSVAAPTAGLHFTPKLLDEIRARGVTVCFVTLHVGLGTFAPVKADTLEAHTMHEERFEVSEETAQIVTDAKANGRRVIAVGTTSVRVLESVAAQHHGRLIAGNGRTRIFIYPPRAFAIVDALLTNFHLPRSTLLMLVSAFAAPGESHGREFVLTAYAEAIRERYRFFSYGDAMLLV from the coding sequence ATGCGCACCGAAGATTTCGATTTTATTTTGCCGCCTGAGCTGATCGCGCAAACGCCCGTTGCCGAGCGCGATCAGTCGCGGTTGTTGGTTCTCCATCGCGACACGCGAAAAATCGAACATAAAACTTTTCGCGACTTCACTGATTTCCTGCGCTCAGGCGACGTCCTTGTGCTGAATAATTCCCGTGTCATTCCCGCCCGCCTGCGCGGAGCGAATGCAAAAAGTGGCGGCCAATTCGAAATTTTGTTGCTCGAGGAAAATGCCCGCAATGATTGGTGGGTGATGTTACGGCCCGGAAAACGTGCGCGCATCGGCGCTGAAATCATTTTACGCGATCCAGCCGGTAATTCCACTTCGATTCGATCAACTGTGACCGCCGTTAACGATGAAGGACATCGGCGATTGAGCTTTTCCGGTATTGCGGACATTCGAGATTCCCTCGATACCTTGGGTGAAATCCCGCTGCCTCCTTATATCACGCGCGAAAATTCCGGCGAACTTGCTACCGACAAGCTCCGTTATCAAACTGTTTACGCGAATCCCGCCGGATCAGTGGCCGCGCCAACTGCCGGTTTGCATTTCACTCCGAAATTGCTCGACGAAATTCGCGCGCGCGGTGTGACGGTTTGTTTTGTAACGCTTCACGTTGGCCTCGGCACCTTCGCTCCGGTCAAGGCCGACACGCTCGAGGCCCACACGATGCACGAGGAGCGTTTTGAAGTCAGCGAAGAGACTGCGCAAATCGTCACCGATGCGAAAGCGAACGGCCGGCGGGTCATCGCCGTCGGCACGACCAGTGTGCGCGTGCTCGAAAGTGTCGCCGCGCAACATCACGGCCGGCTCATCGCGGGAAACGGACGCACGCGCATTTTTATTTATCCGCCGCGCGCCTTTGCCATCGTGGACGCCTTGCTGACGAATTTTCATTTGCCGCGTTCGACCTTGCTGATGCTCGTGAGCGCCTTTGCCGCGCCGGGTGAAAGTCACGGACGCGAATTTGTTTTAACGGCCTATGCGGAAGCGATTCGCGAGCGCTATCGTTTTTTCAGTTACGGCGATGCGATGCTGCTCGTTTGA
- a CDS encoding type II secretion system protein — MKRLFSIRSPRQSAFSLIELIAVIAVIAILAALLFPALSRARARASRTACLNNLKQLNLATHLYADDHNDLPPDNGIASYNTYRELINSYVNQKTSSTSHDRIFTCPRDSFYFDESTGAYSPKGHHEQAMYDYTSYSFNGLNGITNFPAARSGVVLHGLRGQRLITVKNSSKTVLILEAAGFFPYSWHDVAAPASANPAVNDALDMVSFVDGHVSYIKMYWNVAAVYPDGIHSLSAYYDPPEGYDYKWSGD; from the coding sequence GTGAAACGCTTATTTTCCATCCGTTCGCCCCGGCAATCGGCGTTCTCGCTGATTGAATTGATCGCCGTGATCGCGGTCATCGCGATTCTGGCGGCGTTGCTTTTCCCTGCCCTATCCCGAGCCAGGGCGCGGGCCTCGCGGACGGCGTGCCTGAATAACCTAAAGCAACTAAATCTGGCAACTCATCTCTACGCGGATGACCACAATGATCTCCCGCCGGACAACGGCATCGCCTCCTACAATACTTACAGGGAACTTATCAACAGCTATGTGAATCAAAAGACCTCATCTACTTCTCACGATCGTATCTTCACGTGTCCTCGCGACTCCTTTTATTTCGACGAATCCACTGGGGCCTATTCGCCTAAAGGCCATCATGAACAAGCCATGTATGATTATACGAGTTACTCCTTTAATGGACTTAATGGAATTACTAATTTCCCCGCCGCCAGGAGCGGGGTGGTTCTTCACGGGCTCCGCGGCCAGCGTCTGATAACGGTAAAAAATTCCTCTAAAACTGTTTTAATTCTCGAAGCCGCTGGCTTCTTTCCCTATTCCTGGCACGACGTCGCGGCCCCTGCCAGCGCGAACCCCGCTGTGAATGACGCTCTGGACATGGTCAGTTTTGTGGATGGCCATGTTAGCTATATTAAAATGTATTGGAATGTTGCCGCCGTCTATCCCGATGGAATCCACTCTCTATCTGCTTACTATGATCCTCCGGAGGGTTATGATTATAAGTGGAGTGGTGATTAG